The Terriglobales bacterium genome includes a region encoding these proteins:
- a CDS encoding glycosyltransferase family 1 protein, with product MRVAIDIRRVGSFGIGTYIRNVVRMLARLGAQHEYVLIGLPDRFAELGDLPPNFTLVPLPHLERSLRAYFAFDQIVKRERCDLVHVPHMFWRPRAMSRPYVVTAHDVLTYMYPRPDESTFRRLFHNWLSHRALAGASRILSVSNFTKNEIVRHFHIPEQKIEVIPNAIDERFRTGHATDADRALIAERYQVNYPFLLYAGNIKPHKNLVRIIEAFSVLKAELKKEGKYPDLRLIIIGDELSKHPDLRRTVIKSGVERDVRFLGFVSIDTLRIFYDLAKIFVFPSLYEGFGLPPLEAMALGTPVVTSNTSSLPEVVGQGAVLVNPENVFEITRALQRVLLDQALRDRLKAASIEQAQRFSWETSVRRLLEVYAQAGSA from the coding sequence GTGCGCGTCGCCATCGACATCCGCCGCGTCGGCTCGTTCGGCATCGGGACGTACATCCGCAACGTCGTGCGCATGCTGGCGCGCCTCGGGGCGCAGCACGAGTACGTGCTCATCGGCCTGCCGGACCGCTTCGCCGAGCTGGGCGACCTGCCGCCGAACTTCACGCTCGTGCCGCTGCCGCACCTGGAGCGCTCGCTGCGCGCCTACTTCGCCTTCGACCAGATCGTGAAGCGCGAGCGCTGCGACCTGGTGCACGTTCCGCACATGTTCTGGCGGCCGCGCGCGATGTCGCGTCCCTACGTGGTCACCGCGCACGACGTGCTGACCTACATGTATCCGCGGCCGGACGAGAGCACCTTCCGCCGCCTGTTCCACAACTGGCTCTCGCACCGCGCGCTCGCCGGCGCCTCGCGCATCCTCTCGGTCTCGAACTTCACCAAGAACGAGATCGTGCGCCACTTCCACATCCCGGAGCAGAAGATCGAGGTCATTCCCAACGCCATCGACGAGCGCTTCCGCACCGGCCACGCCACCGACGCGGACCGCGCCCTCATCGCCGAACGCTACCAGGTGAACTATCCCTTCCTGCTGTATGCGGGCAACATCAAGCCGCACAAGAACCTGGTGCGCATCATCGAGGCCTTCTCGGTCCTCAAAGCGGAGCTGAAGAAGGAAGGGAAGTATCCCGACCTCAGGCTCATCATCATCGGCGACGAGCTCTCGAAGCATCCCGACCTGCGCCGCACCGTCATCAAGAGCGGCGTCGAGCGCGACGTGCGCTTCCTGGGGTTCGTCTCGATCGACACCCTGCGCATCTTCTACGACCTGGCGAAGATCTTCGTGTTCCCGTCGCTGTACGAAGGCTTCGGGCTGCCGCCCTTGGAGGCGATGGCGCTGGGCACGCCGGTCGTGACCTCCAATACTTCGTCGCTGCCGGAAGTGGTGGGCCAAGGGGCGGTGCTGGTGAATCCCGAGAACGTTTTCGAGATCACGCGCGCGCTGCAACGCGTGCTGCTCGACCAGGCGCTGCGCGACCGGCTGAAGGCCGCCTCCATCGAACAGGCCCAGCGCTTCTCGTGGGAGACCTCGGTGCGGCGGCTGCTCGAGGTCTACGCGCAGGCGGGCTCGGCCTAG